CCAGCTTTTAGGATTTATCAAACTAACAAAGTATACTGGGAGATAATACACACTTTGACGTCACGTGACCGTAAAGAACGCAGCACTATTGAGCTTATAGCCTTGGATGCTGTGCTTGGCCCAGATCCTGAATATCAATTGTCGAAGCGCTCTATTTGTTTGCGCCGACAACCCATGCAAGGAGCAGCTAGTTCGTTAAGACTCTGTTTCAAGGATCGCTTCTTGATAGGCACTACAGCAAAATCAGTATATTCTATCTATTTGCTTGGCGATTGAACGCGCGTAGATGATTTACTGACCCGTTTAGTAGATTTTCAAGCACGGCCTTTATATCCGTATCTTTTACGTCCAGGTTGGCTATCATTTTATTCAAATCGGCGATGTCTGTCTCTTCAATTATTACACCGACTCTAAATGCTTCGGTCTGGCTTTGACTGCCCTGAGCTGTGAGTTTGTCATAAAGAGCTTGTAAATCCGGATTAGTGAATTTACCGACGTCGCTCTTGCGGGGATCGGTAAGCTCACGACTTTCCATGACGGCGAGCAACAAATCTTGGTGTGTCGTTTCACTGTTTTTGATATTGTCAAACACTCGAGAGCCCCATTTATCGTACATTACCTGATACACGTCATGTGCAAGCTTTTCCTCCTCTATAAGATAAGTAAGCTCATCAGCAGTTGTCTGGCTATTGCTAGCTTCAGCTGATTCTAGTGGCGTAATTCCGTGATCTTCTAGTCGCGTTTTTGTGCCTACCTGACTCTGATTATTATTTTGCATATTTGTAGTGCTCAGTTCATTGGCGCGTTTGTTCTCAGTAAAGGCCCATACTAACGATACGATTACCATCAATGCCAATATCGGTACGACTATGTAAGGCCAGTTCTTTTTAAGTGACTTGTAGTTCATAGAAATGCTCCTTTGTTGGTTGCTATATGTAGTACTATACTGTGTTTGCGAATATTTCATCATTCTAACCAATTTGCGCACGCGCTAAGACTTCATCTGGAAGTCCCTTCGTGGCTAGGCATAGAGAACGATCATAGAAATCTAGCAGGACTAAATCAGCTCAGTATTATAGAAAAATGACGATATCGATGAGCACGAGACGGACGGCGATGCTTAGTCTGTTTCCGGGCGCCAGTTACGCGTATGGATTTATGGTTTACGGCCGATGAAGAAATGTTTTATCTGTCGTTCGCAGTTGACAGTTTATATTTAAGCTGAAGAGCGGACTAAAAGCTTAATTTATAACGGCGCTGGATCAAATGTCGAATAGACTGCGTTGCCGGTTAGCGGGAATCTTTTTCAGTTCCAGCCCTGCTAGTTGATACTTAAATGTTGAGGACAGGTCAACGCAATGAAACCCAGATAGATATCTACCGCCTACTGCATAGACATGAGTATCTGCAGCGGT
The window above is part of the Spartobacteria bacterium genome. Proteins encoded here:
- a CDS encoding DUF2202 domain-containing protein encodes the protein MMKYSQTQYSTTYSNQQRSISMNYKSLKKNWPYIVVPILALMVIVSLVWAFTENKRANELSTTNMQNNNQSQVGTKTRLEDHGITPLESAEASNSQTTADELTYLIEEEKLAHDVYQVMYDKWGSRVFDNIKNSETTHQDLLLAVMESRELTDPRKSDVGKFTNPDLQALYDKLTAQGSQSQTEAFRVGVIIEETDIADLNKMIANLDVKDTDIKAVLENLLNGSVNHLRAFNRQANR